The stretch of DNA TGAAGTCGCCGCGTCCGAGGACGGTCTGCAGCGCGTCCCTGATCAACGGATCGGATTTCCCCAGGACCTCCAGGAGGCCTTCGCGGCTCGCTGGCGAAGCCAGGCCCTGGGTGACGTCGATGAACAGCCTCCCGCCAGTCTCGTACATCGGCCGCAAGGCCGTCAGCTGGAACAGGGAGAGCCCCAGGGGTTTCATGGCGTCGGTCATCATCTGCTGATGCCCGACGGAGACGTAGACGTGGTTCTCCCGGTCGCCCGCCGCGGGGATGGGGAACAGCGTGGTAATCGGCCGGCTCTGGACGATCTGGAAGTCATCGTCGGCCAGGCACCATTCGATGTCCTGGGGGCGGCCGAAGTGCGCCTCAATCCGGCGGCCCAGCTGCGCGAGCCGCACGGCCTGCGCAGCCGTCAGGGCTGGCTGCTGCTGCCGATGCAACTCGATCGCCTGTTGCTGCGTTCCGCCTGCCGGCGAGGCGTGGATGGCCAGCTGCTTGGTGGCGATCGCCTTGGCGATGAGCTCGCCGTCCCGCACCTTGTAGGTGTCTGCGTTCACCAGGCCGGAGACCAGGGCCTCGCCGAGGCCGAAGCTGGCCTCCACGGAGGCGATCTTCCGGTTGGAGGTGACGGGGTCGGCCGTGAACAGGATACCGGACGCCTGCGGGAAGACCATCTGCTGCACGGCCACTGCCATGCGGACCTTCCGGTGGTCGAAGCCGTTCCGCAGGCGGTAGGTCACGGCCCGCTCGGTGAAGAGTGAAGCCCAGCACCGGCGGACGTGCTGGAGGATCTCCGGCGGCCCCACGACGTTCAGGTACGTGTCCTGCTGGCCCGCGAAGGAGGCCGTCGGCAAGTCCTCCGCCGTCGCGCTCGAGCGGACGGCATAGGCGGCTTGCTCGCCGAACTGGGCGAGCGGGCCGGTGATCGCCGCTGCCAGATCGTCAGGAATGGCGGTCCCCTCGAGGGTTCGGCGGATCTCAGCGCTGAGCGCGCGAATCTGCTCCCGCTCTTCCAGCGTCAGACGCGACAGCCGATCGAGCTGCTCGTCGATCGATGGCGCTTCCGCCATGATCCGCTGGAAGGCGTCCGTCGTCACGCAAAAGCCAGCCGGCACGCGGATGCCTTCGATCCGCGAAAGCTCCCCCAGATGCGCGCCCTTGCCGCCAACGGCCGCGAGCTGCGCCTGGTCGATTTCCTGGAAACCCAACACGTAGTGGCCCATACGCTCACCTCTCTCTCGCGGAAGGGCCATACAGTACTCCGGACTGCGGCTTGAGCCTCTCCTGCTCAGCTCCACCCAGGAATGACAAGGTGCGCGGCGCAAGCCTCGCTGCTGCGTGTCCTCGAGGTGGGGGCTTTCAACAGTAACGCATGTGCCCCCAGTGTGCTCTTCCAAACGGGACGGGGCGCGGCAGAACGAACCGGCGTAAGCTCAGCAAGACTTGGATGCGCCTCGCGACCGCCCTCGCGGCGCAGATTGGACGGAGCCTTTTCAGAATGATCCTCCGCAATGTCACAGATGAGGACCTTCCCATCTTCTTCGAACACCAGCGTGACCCAGAAGCGCTGCGCATGGCCGCATTTCCATCGCGGGAGCGCGATGCGTTCATGACCCACTGGCGCACCAAGGTTCTTCGTCCTGAAAACGTCACCCGCACCATCGTGATGGGCCGCATGGCCGTTGGGTACATCGGCAGCTGGGAACAGGATGCCAAGCGCCTCGTCGGCTATTGGATTGGCCGAGAGCACTGGGGCAAAGGCATCGCTACCCAGGCCCTCTCGGAGTTTCTCGTGCAGGAGCCCGCCCGGCCGCTTGAGGCGTGGGTCGCTCTCCACAACCTCGCGTCGATCCGCGTCCTCGAGAAGTGTGGCTTCCACACCATGAGCAGCGAGAACCCTCATCACCCGGGTGAAGTTGCCGAAGTCCTCATGAGGTTAGGTCCGGCGTAGTGAGTGTGGCTTGCGCTACGATGGCCTCCGGTCCAAATTCCGGCGCCTCGTCATGCCCGCCAACACCTCCAGATGTAGCCGGTGGGCTGCGTAGGGCTGCAGCCGCACTCGTCCAGGAAGTAGAGGTTTAACTTTACTTCACTTCGCGCGTCAGCCGGGAGTCCCACGGGCACCAGTGACCGCCAGGGAGAAACGCGCCACCCGCTTCGTCCAAGTGATCTTCGACGTACACCATGTTGGCATCACAGACTTCAATGGCCACCGAGAAGAACCTGATGGTCACCGGATCAAGATGGAACGAGAATCGCGGGTTGTAGTCCTTGCGCTGCTTGATAATCCTCCCGTGGACGTGAACCTCGTGCTGCTCTTCGCCGGAGAGTATCCGGCGCGCATGTGCAATGGTGTTGTCGTCGGTCAGTTCAATGAAAAACTCAACTCCAGGTGAGCTTGGCTGAGTGAATGCGAAGAGGGTCGCCTTTGCCATTGTGGACTCCTTGGGTGAGCGGGTTGATTATGATTTTCATGTTTTTGTCTGCAACTTATTTTTCTGGTTGCGCACGTGAAGTCGTGTGATTCGTCACTTACTGGAAAATAGTTGCACAGCGCGCCCGTTCTCGCGCGCCTTGATGCACTGTCGGAGGTTGCCTTGATGCACCCAAGGAGGAGGCTGACGCGTGCACGAGTACGATTTGATCGCGGACTGGTATGCATCCCAACGCACAGGCCACATGGGCGTCCCGGAAGTGACCGCGCTCGCGGCCTCACTTCCGGCCGGCGCCTCGGTGTTGGACGCCGGCTGCGGCACGGGATTGCCGCTGACGCGGGTGCTGCTGGAGCATGGCTGCCACGTGATGGGCGTGGATAGCTCCCGCGAACTGCTGGCGCGATTTCAAGCGAACTTCCCCCACGTGCCGGTGGTCTGTGCGTCCATCCAGTCGTGTGAGCTTCAGGCGTGGACGTTCGACGCCGCGATTGCATGGGGGGTCCTGTTCCACCTGCGCCACGAAGAGCAGGAACAGGCAATCGCCAATATCGCGAGGGCATTGAAACCTGGCGCCGCGTTCCTCTTCACCTCCGGCGACGCCCACGGCTCCATCGACGGCGAGCCGATGAATGGCGTGCCGTTCCGCTATCACTCGTACAGCGTCGACGGGTATCGCGACCTGCTGCGCACGTACGGGCTCACGTTGGACGCGACACATAGGGACCGAGGCAAGAACGTCTATTTCCTGTCGCGCAAGACTGGATAAAGAGGCTTCTCGCCAGCCGTGACACACTGGCTGCCCAGCGCGGCGTGTTGGGGCCGGTGTGGCTCTGGAGGCGCTGGACCCCTGTGGGACACAAGGGCCCCGCGATGTCCACCGCGTGGCCCGTGAAAAGCAAAAAGGCTCTGTCGGGGACCGATTGACTCTCAGCGAACTTCACTGCTTGTGTGCCTGCACATCATGGCGAAGGGGCGCTGTCTGCTTTCCGCCCACAGGTGTCGAGGTGGGTGGGGAGGCACATGTCTTCGAGGCGCGCACAGGCCCAGGGGCGAAGTGCTGGCCGGGAGCACCGCGCCTAACCCGATGGGCCGAGCTGACGACGCCCTCGTGCACGCCTCGCTCACTCGCCTTGGCACACGGTTCGACACGGTCTTGACGCGCTCAGGACGCAGCGACCGGGTTTTGGGAGGCCCGCTGGGGGCGCCGGCGCTCGATGATGGAGCGGGCCTGGAGTGGCGCGTGCCGTGACTCGGCTCTGAGGCGGGGCAGGCCGCCTAGCTCGATCGCGCATAGCGGCCCGGAGACTGGCCCACATGTCGACTGAACGCCGTGGTGAAGGTGCTCGCCGAGCTGTACCCGACGCGCTCGGCGATCTCTGTGATGGCGAGTTCCCGGCGGCGAAGCAGCCCCCTCGCAACGGCCATCCGCCAGTCCAGCAGGTACCCCATCGGGGGCAGACCCACGGTGCGCGTGAAGCGGTCGAAAAACGCCGAGCGCGAGAGGGCCGCGCTCTTCGCGAGCTGCGCCACCGTCCACGGCCGCGTGAGGTGACCGTGCATCTGCCGTATCGCGGGAGCGAGCCGCGCATCTGCCAGGCCGCGCAGGAGCCCTGGAGGCGCGTTGTCGCCCGGTGTCGAGCGCAGCGCCTCGATGAGCAGTAGCTCCACGAGACGCGTGAGCACGAGGTCGCGGCCCGAGCGCTGATCGCTCGCCTCGTCGCGGACGAGCTGTACCAGCGCCGGGAGCCGCTCCACGCCGCGCACGTGCACAAGAGCCGGGAGCAACGACACCAGCAGGGCCGCGTCAGGCGAGTCGAAGACGAAGTAACCGCCGAGCATGCGCACGTCGGGACGGCCGCCACGCGTGCCGTAACGCACCTCCCCCTTCGGAGAAGGCGTCGCCTTGGCGTCGATGCGCTCGGGTACCACCGGCTCGAAGCCGGACATGGTGAAGCCCGGCGTCGCCGGCAGGAGCACAAAATCGCCCGCCTGGAGCGTGAGGGTGGGCTGGCCGTCGACAGCAAGCCGACAGCTTCCTTCGAGCACGGCACTGAAACTTGGCTGGCCGAAGTCCGAGTAGCGAACCCCCCAGCGGCCTGCTCCGCTGATGCCCTTCGAGAAGACGGCTCGTGGTTGAAGCAGGGCGATGACTTCCGAGAGCGGGTCGGTCACGGCCGGACTCTAACAGAAGAAATATGGACCCTGCATGGTGGAGCGTCCTGCCGGCCGCAAGTACCTTGGGACCATCAACGCCGCGCGAATCGCGGCAGGGAGTCGACATGAGGGCAACGTACGGATTCCGGGCGACAATGACTGCTCTCCCGGGAAGAGGCGATGAACGGGTGGCCCTGTTGCTCACCGCGGTGAGTGGCACAGGCCCCGTCACCAACAAGGACTGCATCCTCTCTCTCGTGGGACGCTCCGCGAGCAAACCGGACGTCGTCCACGTCACGGAGGGGGGAGCCACGAAGGAGGCGCACGCCG from Stigmatella aurantiaca encodes:
- a CDS encoding putative quinol monooxygenase produces the protein MALLLTAVSGTGPVTNKDCILSLVGRSASKPDVVHVTEGGATKEAHAANFASPRAQALLAGLAPLVIGEAQYQDEVPASGKLNAGGLS
- a CDS encoding GNAT family N-acetyltransferase, which codes for MILRNVTDEDLPIFFEHQRDPEALRMAAFPSRERDAFMTHWRTKVLRPENVTRTIVMGRMAVGYIGSWEQDAKRLVGYWIGREHWGKGIATQALSEFLVQEPARPLEAWVALHNLASIRVLEKCGFHTMSSENPHHPGEVAEVLMRLGPA
- a CDS encoding AraC family transcriptional regulator, with amino-acid sequence MTDPLSEVIALLQPRAVFSKGISGAGRWGVRYSDFGQPSFSAVLEGSCRLAVDGQPTLTLQAGDFVLLPATPGFTMSGFEPVVPERIDAKATPSPKGEVRYGTRGGRPDVRMLGGYFVFDSPDAALLVSLLPALVHVRGVERLPALVQLVRDEASDQRSGRDLVLTRLVELLLIEALRSTPGDNAPPGLLRGLADARLAPAIRQMHGHLTRPWTVAQLAKSAALSRSAFFDRFTRTVGLPPMGYLLDWRMAVARGLLRRRELAITEIAERVGYSSASTFTTAFSRHVGQSPGRYARSS
- a CDS encoding class I SAM-dependent DNA methyltransferase, which encodes MHEYDLIADWYASQRTGHMGVPEVTALAASLPAGASVLDAGCGTGLPLTRVLLEHGCHVMGVDSSRELLARFQANFPHVPVVCASIQSCELQAWTFDAAIAWGVLFHLRHEEQEQAIANIARALKPGAAFLFTSGDAHGSIDGEPMNGVPFRYHSYSVDGYRDLLRTYGLTLDATHRDRGKNVYFLSRKTG
- a CDS encoding calmodulin, producing MAKATLFAFTQPSSPGVEFFIELTDDNTIAHARRILSGEEQHEVHVHGRIIKQRKDYNPRFSFHLDPVTIRFFSVAIEVCDANMVYVEDHLDEAGGAFLPGGHWCPWDSRLTREVK